Within Seriola aureovittata isolate HTS-2021-v1 ecotype China chromosome 12, ASM2101889v1, whole genome shotgun sequence, the genomic segment ACTGTGCTGCGGCTCTGGAACCCCTGAAGTTGGTTGTTGAGAAAGGGTTGATGCATGAACTGTTAAACAATATGGAAAACTTCATGTCCCCTACACAAACTACTTGTCAGACAACAGGCTCCTTCAGCTCTGATGTAATAAGGGCTGCTACAGGAAGTCATTTCCTGCCCATCCCAGTGACTCTCAGAGCACATCctgcatttgttttgcattGGTACTCAACTTTACACACGAGGCACCATTATATTGGGGCATTGGTGGGTTATCAATTATTTGATCatcataaattaataaaataaaagattcatATTATGTTAACTTTTAAAAGGAATTAAAGTTCCTCAGGGGCACCACCCTGAAACAGGAACAAAGTGGGGTTTGGGGGAAATGGTGTGACTTATTGTAAAGTCTttactgtggtgtgtgtgtttataacaaAAGGAGACCAAACATTCGATTAGTTATGGCCATTATCCATGACACAGTTAAAAGGTTGGAGGGGCAgtagcagcactgcagcagttgAACGAGGCAGCTTTCAGGCACACGCAAATCaggcagtgtgagtgtgtgtatgtgtgtgtgtgtgtgagtgtgtgagtgtgtgtatgtgtgtgagtgtgtgtgtgtgagtgtgtgagtgtgtgtgagtgtgtgtgtgtttgtgtgtgtgtgtgtgtgtgagtgtgtgagtgtgtgtgtgtgtgtgtgtgtgtgagtgtgtgtgtgtgtatgtgtgtatgtgtgtgtgtgtgtgtgtgagtgtgtgtgtatgtctgctgCACGATGTTCCTGTCTCCAAAACATTCCTAAGAGCTGACTTTTGTCTTACATAACAGAATTTATGGTATCTTTTAACTCTAGTATGACCATGTTTGGACATAAATGTCGGCTCTGTGCCTCTATAGGTTATTAGGAATCAGCTAGGTCATGAATATGTAACTAGAGGTTATTCAGCCTATAAATTGTATGGTTTTGGGGAAAAATGGGAGAAGATCCTTTTTGGCTTTGGGTCCTCTCACAGGCAGTTTTGATGCTTGTATAAAGATGCTGTGCCTTTctgtaataaacttttttatatacaactgaGCCGGTGTCTGCAGagattccttcatcatcatcatcacatcatcgcTACGGATGAACAACAAACgttttgatgtttatttgaatCACTCAAGCAAGtgtaaaacagacaaagaacaaGCAAATGGAGTcaaacaaagtcataaaaatagtTTGATCAAACGAGTCAGAGATGTCAGGCTCAGACTGACTAGAACTGAACTGTTCATCACTTTTAAAGAAGCAAACAGTTGTTCTGGACGACTCAGATAAGGCCTCTCCTAGTTCGTTTAACCCACCTCCTATAGGTTCATTGCTCCCTCTGAGGGCGGGCCATGAAATGCAGTCAGAGATAACATTTGGGTGGAACTATAACTACTCTATTCTATATCTAACAATCAAACACTAGtaataaagaattttttttacgAAATCAGTACAATTTTCTTTGCAGCCATCTCTtggggcagcagcatcagaGCCAATGACAATAAGAAACTGTGCTGCGGCTCTGGAACCCCTGAAGTTGGTTGTTGAGAAAGGGTTGATGCATGAACTGTTAAACGATATGGAAGACTTCATATCCCCTACACAAACTACTTGTCAGACAACAGGCTCCTTCAGCTCTGATGTAATAAGGGCTTCTACAGGAAGTCATTTCCTGCCCACCCCAGTGACTCCCCTCTGAGCCAGTAGAGGAAAATCACCCTCTAAGTGGCAAAGCATGAGcacattattcatttgttttgaataCTCAGAGCTACATCTGAGATCTGAGATTTTTGTGAATTGCAGCTGCAACACTGCAATTTCCTTTTGTAGATCAATAACATACTTTATCTAAAGCATCATAGGACTATTTAACTAGTTACAGGTTCTaataattaagtacattttgtgttttgttttccagttgaAATTTATTGACACCATGGCCTCATCTGGTGATGATACCTTAGAGACTGCAGCCCTGGGAAGACCATTCCAGCTTGGCACACTGTATGACTGCCGGAAGGATGTTCTTGTTCCAGGTAAGATGTGTTGAATGTCTCAGTTAACCTTAACAtgaatacacaaataaataaaccaagGGGCGTTGAGTAGGTCAGTAGGTTGAGCATCCaccccatgtgcagaggctaaggtcctcgctgcagttagCCCCACTTCGAGTCCCGCAACggacagccctttgctgcatgtcattccccttctctctaCCTCCCCATTTCCtatctctctctactgcactgtcaataaaagcataaaaaggcccaaataaataaataagggtTTAAAGGTTCCTTAAACGAGATTCTAAACATtaatatagtggagtaatggcatcctgagaagaaaaagaagtcatACCCCCTCTGTGTGTTATAATCCGAGcttctctggtctttgttttggtagctgGCAGGTTAGTGTATGTGAGTCTTTCTTTGTTAAACCATTGGTCCTCTCCACATTAGTACAATAGTACAGTGTAGTACACAGtgttcaggtgaaagtgaccCTCTAGAACTTCctacaataaagaaataatatttaacTAAAAAGACGTCCAACAAATAAAGATATGAGACTGAAACATGGACTGGCCATGGGCACTACTGACCCTGGTCAGCCGGTGAGTGATCATTACATCCATAAAGtttaccagctccatcagtgcCATTTGTGCGGCcggtcccagtggatcagtccaaggttgaatttctttcccagtctgaccatgGAGCCAATACTTATCTGGCTTTACTGAGAGGATATCTCATCAATGGTAGAGTGGGTTGGtggttgtggctggattgtttCATGTACACAGGGTCcatttattcagttgtgctcctgagtgtgtgtttcatggaCACTTTCCTTGGGCTTCATAACGCCTTGACATCTAGTGGTAATGATGATCATTTacagaaactttaaaaagtaTACGTTTCATTTGGATAACAATGCTTAATGTTAGACATATAGGCTTAAACTGTAGTATTTGAAGTCTTTGTTGACCTAACATTGTATCATTAATTTGTCAACAGGTGTAACTCTGTGGGATCCAGATCAGCTACAAAAGAATACAAGTGTACAACATCAACATAACACTGAATTCAATGTCACCGCATCAGATTCCATTGAGGAGAAGTCAAATTTATTAAACATCTCTGGCTCTCTGAAGTTGAGTCTCTTGGGAGGACTGGTGAATGTGGGAGGATCGGCAAAATATTTCCAAGACACAAAGAAATCTCACAAACAAGCCAGGATGACTCTTCAGTACAAAACGACAACAAAGTTTGAAACATTAACGATGTCTCACCTGGCTCATGGACAGGTATCTCATCCCAATGTGTTTGAGGATGACACTGCCACTCATGTTGTCACAGCCATCTTGTACGGAGCTGGTGCTTactttgtgtttgacagagaaTCATCATCAGAGGACGATAAGAAACAAGTGGAGGGGGAGGCGAATCTCACCTTCAATAAGCTGAAATTCCTCACAGCAAGTGGTGAGGGATCACTCAACATGAATGAACAAGAGAAAGCAGCAGTTGAAAGATTTAGCTGCACATTTCATGGAGACTTCAAGTTACCTTCCAACCCAACGTCCTTCAACGAGGCTGTGAGTGTTTACAGAAACCTTCCCAACATGCTGGGAGAGAATGGAGAACATGCTGTTCCACTCAGGGTGTGGCTCTACCCTCTGGTGAGGTTGAATTCAAGAGCAGCAAGACTCCAAAGAGACATCAGCAATTCTCTCATCACATACTCATCAGAAACAATCGAGAGTCTAAATCAGACAGAGATGAGATGCAGTGACATACTCAAAGATGCCGCAGCAACAACATTTCCTGCCGTGGAAAAGAAGGTTCAGGATTTGATGCAGATGTGCAAACGGTACAAGCTTGACTTCATGCAGAAGCTCGGTAAAGTGCTTCCTTCAATCCGAGGGGGTGGGAAAGAGGAGAGTGCCCTGGCGGACATCCTTAAGGCTCATGAGAAGTCACCATTCAATAACAAAGACCTGGAGCAGTGGCTAAAAACCAAGGGGAGGGAATCAGATACACTGAAGTCCTTCCTTGAACAACTAGAGAAACTAGGTATAAAAATGGACAACAATTTGGATGACCTCTTGTCtgatttaaatgtcagaaatattGTGTGCTTTTCCTTTACCTCAGTAGACCAGCCTGACAGTTTCTTGGTCAAACTGTCAAATCATCTCAGACCAGCAGGAATGATGGACACTGCTGGAGAATCCTCTGATctacagagcagaaacacagagtgGCTCTCCACTGATACCAGACAGATAATGAGGAAACAACTACAATTGTTTGAAGAACTGAAGAAGTTGAGCAGCAGTGCTGACACCAAATTCATATTTGCATCAAAATATGATGGAAGTCATCCTGGGGCATGTATTTTCATATATGAAGAAGGGTCTGACGATGCAGTCTGCTTTGTTCCTCCATCAAAACCTGCCACCCCAACAGCTACTGCTGTGTCACATGACAGCGTAACAGTTACAGTGTCTGAACCAGACTCTGCCACTGTAGAAACCAGAGTAGAATACAGaatcagacagagacaggacacACAGTGGGCATCTCAACCACTGAAGAAGAACCAAGACGCAGTAACTCTGTCAAGACTCAGGCCAGACACTAAGTATGAGATCAGAGCCACAGCTGTGGGCAAACTCAGCTACGCTGTCAGCAGCGATGTCTGCAGTGCTGTAACCCCCACAGCGGCTGGTCCACCAACTCAGGTGAAAGACACCAAAGTGGAAGCAAATTCTATCACTCTGACATGGAGCGTCCCGTCTGTCCAAAAGTGTGAATCGGTTAAAAGATACATCATTGAGTTCAAGAAGGAAAACAGCAATGAATGGCAGAGCAAAGACACCGGGAAGGAGGTGTACACCTTCACTCTGACAGGCCTGAAACAGGATACGGTCTACTCCATCAGGATGCGCACAGATGTTGGTGTCGGAGTCAGTCTGCCCAGTGAGGAATTCAAGattaaaactaagaaaaaaacactggatgaaAAGGAGTTCACTGTGATCCCAGGTGATCCACCAGTCTACCTACTTAATCTGGAACAGGCAGGAGTTCGTCAGTTcaacaaaaaggtttttggaAAGGCACCAACCAAAAACCCAGCAAACAAAACCATCATGGTTGTTGGAGCCACTGGATCCGGCAAGACCACCCTCATCAACGGCATGATCAACTACATCCTAGGAGTCGACTGGAAGGACAGCTATAGATTTAAACTGATAAATGAAGAAGTTCAGAAAACACAAGCGTGCAGTCAGACCTCTGAGGTGACAGCCTATCAGATTTACCACACAGACGGTTTCCAAGTTCCTTACTCCCTCACAATCATCGACACTCCAGGGTTTGGGGACACGAGAGGAATCAAACAAGAcgaaaaaatcaaagaaaaaatcAGAGAGTTTTTCTCCGTCGAGGGTGGAATTGACAGCATTGACGCAGTGTGCTTCGTAGTGCAGTCTGCTTTAGCTCgtctgacagaaacacagaaatatatcTTTGGTGCCATCCTCTCCATATTCGGGAGGGACATTGCCAGCAACATCGTTGCTCTGGTCACCTTTGCTGATGGCAAATCACCCCCAGTCCTGGAGGCGATCAAAGCTGCAAAGATTCCATGTGCCACAAACCCAGATGGATCTATTCTccattttaaattcaacaaCTCTGTGCTTTTTGCCAAAAATACAGGAGCCAACACTGATGAGGAAAACTTTGATCACATGTTCTGGAAAATGGGGGAAATCAGCATGAAGACATTCTTCAATTATCTAAGCAGCATGGAAACCCAGAGTCTGACCCTGACAAAGGAGGTTCTCCGAGAACGCAAACAGCTTGAGGCGACTGTTGAGGGGGTGCAACCAATGATACAAAAAGGTTTGTCTAAACTGgaggaaataaacaacacaaaagctGCACTACAAAACCACAAGACCCACATGAAAGAGAATGAGGACTTTGAATATGAAGTAGAGGATGAAAAATCTGAGAGGATTAATATTCCTCCAGGAAAATTCATCACCAACTGCTATGGGTGCAACTATACCTGCCATTATCCTTGTTACATACCAAAAGATGAGGATAAAAGTGGGTGCGCTGCAATGAAAAATGGAAACTGCACAGTGTGtacaggaaaatgtgtgtggAGTGACCATGCCAACATGACGTACCGATGGGATATAAAACGTGTAACAGAGAAGAGGACATATCAGGAACTGAAGAATAAATATGAGGCAGCGCTGGGAAAGAAGATGAACTCAGAGAAAATCATTAAACAACTGGAAGTAGAATATGAGCAGGTGTACTTGCAAGTTACAAAAATGATGGAAACGTTAACTAAAAGCCTGCAGCGTCTGAGAGAGATTGCACTACGTCCAGATCCTTTGTCCACTCCAGATTACATTGATCTGCTGATACAAACAGAGGAACATGAGGCCAGACCTGGATTCAAGCAGCGTATTAAAGAGTTACGGAGTGTAAGAGAACGGGCAGTGCTTTTGACGAAGTTGAACAAGGGAGAGTACCTCACCGGAAAAGAAAAGTCGACATGGGAGAAGATGACGTCCACTGTCAAGGGAATATTCAACAATCCACGCAGTTGGTTTCAATAATTGAAGTGCCCTCTGCACAGAGCACGTGAAACTATCAACAGTATACAGAGTTCATCAGTACGGAAGCCGTGATAAAGgaaaatatatcaatatacattattataatattattattaggaATAATATTCAGTAGCATCACTCTTATTCACTGTAGTGTCACAAAAATCAATCCAACCACTAGGGCTCTCCTACAAGattgtattataattattataattaggAAAAAGCACATTACTCCACATTAAGTGTTGTAGTATAACCATCAGGAGAGCATTTTCAGTATTGCACTTTGTCGAAGTAAGAGTAGTAAGCAGTCATTCTCTATGAACAACCCTGTTAGCGATGCTTGCTAATAAGAGAAGTCTCAAAGTGCTTTAATCATTATAAGTTTCATCACAtgaccattttattttcacttggatttatgtgttaatatgaagataagataaatataaaattaatataaacagaaatgaaacattacCAGTTAAGAACCTGTCTGTAACATGAGAGGCGGctcatcatcacttcatttaaCCAAGCTATTCTTCAAATCAGAACATAATCATTATATGGTTGTAATTGTGCTTTTGTTAAATCATATTTCAATCctgtaatcaatatttcacagcttttattaataatacttgtttttaaagttttgctcTAAttgtacattgttttttctgttttaattttcatttcatggaaGTTGTGTTcgtttaaatgacattttaaaacagaattaGAGCAGCTTCTGTTGAACCTGAGTGTTTGTTTAAATCAATTCTTTGTGGGGTTTTGCTTTAATTTCATAATTCAATTTTAAAGAGAGAGTCTAAGTGACTAATAATAttttttgggtgttttttttatttttttattgtcttttactttgtgtaaacattcacacacacagagagagattagTGTTGAGATATAACTCTGTGACTTGCACTGCTGGACTTAATGTAATCATATGATTTCTGctgaataaaaatgactaacctcaggtctggtctctggtctttaAGGGGTTaagttttagttcagttttgaGGTTAAGTTTTTTAGATAGGAAAATTAGATCAGACTGGGACAGTTACTgcactttaaaacaaatgaaatctcTATTTAACCCACCAGGAGGAGCAGGTGCTCCAGTGCTGGAGAGGTTTATCCTCTGGAGTCTATTGCAGTTTACCAGTCTTGCAGTTCTGCCCTGGGCTGCCTGCTCTACCTGCCCGACGTCCTTTTGTGCAGCATAATCAAGGGTTTATCACccagaaatataatatatataacagtTTATGGTTGATGTATTACAAGTGTAAGCCTTAAGCCTTCCTTTTTCTGCAGCCATATTAATAACACTTTAGGTAAATAGATGATATAGATTACTGCACGTGTTGTGATGTAGACCTAACTTATACAAGGTTAGTTAAATGTAGCACCAGTGAAAGTTAACAGCTTGACAGGACAAGAAACGCGGTTCGGAGGAGCAGTGGATCAATAAAGTAATGTTGCTGCTTGTATAGAAAAGTAGTAGCAGACAAAGACATAACATCACATCTGCATTACCAATATAtaagataaacaaaaaataaaataaaccagttAAACTTAATTAGctgcaaaatatgaaattagaaaaatgtcaGAGGGGCAGGTGCTTGATCACCACCTGAGGTCTATGTGTGCAGGTGTCTGGtgggagagacaggaaagactTAAACAGCCCCTTTACAACAGACTGAACACCCCACTCACTCAACACTTCCAGACAATTCAAAAACTAGAGCCTAGAAAACAAGCTCTATCATGGTTTggacaaaatacattttgtgttgaaagaaagaagataaaGGTTTAATGTTGTTAAAACCTCCCTGGTGACACTTACCTGCTGCTGGAAGAAATGAAGTCCACCACACTTTGATTCCAGCAAATTCTCCCTTTTACcatgtgaagctgcagagaacaaataaacacaaaatatgtgggagatttaatataaaaatactaatactaataataatagaataaatataaaatatcacccatgcttgttgttttcttgtgaaatgttgatttatttaacaAAGAACATGACAAGTCACACACactaaaagacaaatacattcTGCTGCATACTGAGTTAAAGAGTGGTCCACCTCTAAGATGTGGCGTCATCAATCCGGCCGCCATCCTGGAAAaccaacacaccaacattgGTAACCCAGGCAACTGTTTCAgaagcagcatcagcagcttctttgtcacctggagggagagagacaggttacaaatattaatgttatataTCACAGCAGTGGTTCaaaagcagctgtaagaacatTAACTCTGCCTGAATTACACCTCATCCTTTATTCACATTGTAGTATTTTTGAATAATCTCATCAAtcgttaaattcattcattcaatgaACAATGCCAGTGAGCTAGCTGCTATTGCTAGCAAGCTAGCCCTCCCACTTGTTACTTTGCAATCTtataatgaaatcattaaatTCATACATCAATGAGCAATGccagcaagctagctgctaatggTAGCGCTAATGAAAATGAGGGCATCtctatgtactgtacatgcacacattcattgctgccatcatcatcattagcaatacttattatcattgttaattttacaattatttttactattagttattattatatacaatcacaaacaaaatgtcccTTTATTTACACTTTGTCACATCGTGCTTGattaaaatgtcttctgtgtctCCTTCTGTTACTGCttatcaccacctgaaatgtttgccGATACAGTTTGTCAGTCgttgcactgattatacttttagctaaagaGCTAGCATTGATGCTACTCAccaggctaacaggaaagttgcgagctcggcatcaaaccgcatctctttcctctcaggagcTTCTCCAGCGGCGGGAAGCCACATCCAGATTTACTagtgttgcttcttttctttgccgctgaacgtggtttcttgtcgggagcggtccttCAGGACGCAGATGAATATCGCcttttaggaggttcagccattactgtgtttctgtgatgctaaaCTTCAACTGCtgccggaagttgttcttcttcgtgggactgagggcagacttgacgcgcagctgactcacacagcctctagcgtcacaaagtggtattacaaaaCAGGACAGGTCGGGCCGGCTGGTGCGCATGCgcatttcagtagataactctgaaatacaacagatggaggttttgatcatgacatcatcactgtggctgcttcacactctgttgatagtgttaattcttttcttctttttttttttttaaaacattttaaactaaagttctggccacatcatgtattgcacctttacagcacaaccactGGAGCTgatatttaaaagtaaagctacatgttctttgaTCACATTACAAACCAACTTAATTTTGACACTtagattaaaacaaagacacatttgacacatacaaaacattttgatttgcttttacaatatataaatctatgcttggattataaaatataattgtaGCCCTTGCTGAAAcgactgatttattttgatgataaatattcataattcaTAAAAGTTCATTATGTATTGAAGTGgtaaaaattcataaatatggttaaaatgcagaacaagttaaaaattcaaaataagtGATCTGTTCAGTACAAGTTATGCCATTTCATAGTGTTTGTGAGATATGTATTATTACCTGTTTTGTGAGTTGTCAATCATTCATTTCTTTGACAGTATTGGCAGGTGTATAACGCGAGTAACTCTGGCCAATCGTAAATCAGTGTGTAGGTGAGGGGGCGGGACTTAGCGGGAAGTTTGATTGAGGTGAGCAGAGCGAGTTACCTTGACCGAGTCCGTGCTGGAGTGATTTGGTGGACcagagttttttatttttgtggggAAACGACCAGTTTACCTGACGTGAAGAACTTTGTGACCATCCGCGAGGTAACTATGAGCATGAGAGTGTTTTTGAAAACTGTGATCAAGTTCTACAGTTTAAAACGGACCGTTAACGCTAACCGCGATTAGCcgttagctttagctttagtcTGTGCGGTTAGCTAGCTCTCTGCTCTGTATAAACATGCTCCGTTAACTTGAGCTAAGGCTAAATCGGCATGAAGCAGCCTGTGGACTTGGAATTTAGCTTGTGTGTTTAATTTAGGAGGAGAAGACggacatttaaacattaaagagGGAAGCAAAGTGAACTACGTAGGATCTGCATCCTTCTTGCTGTGTgcgtgagctgctgctgccgccgccgccgctgctgccgccgccgccggttccgccgccgccgccggttccgccgccgccgccgctgccgccgccgaTGCCGCTgatgctgctgccgctgctgccgccgctgccgccgctgccgctgATGCCGCTGATGCTGATGCCGCTGATGCTGATGCCGCTGATGCTGCCGCGCCCTGGCGGTGATCTGTTCATCTCCTTTTCCATACTAACTGTCGGCAGCTGTGATTATTGGATTTGCACgtgccttttattttcttctgcttgaTAAAAGTGAAGCGGCCAGTTTGTTTTGCCACAACGCACCCAAGCTACGACACAGGCCTGCAACAGGGGGGTTCAATAAATGGTAGAGACCGTTGTggatcaagtgtgtgtgtgtgagtgcgtatGGGTCCATCATATTCttgaatttaatgttttgtttcattttatgtgatGTTTTGGATATAAGAGACTGAATAAGGGTGAAACGGGTACTATTTCTGTTGAATATTAACACTCTCactaaatcatcatcatcatcatcatcacagcacattagagagctaaggatgtccatgcagtctcccttcaaccagatgaatggaaactaatgggctgctctgtacatgagctcctccttctgttggcacagatcactcagttttcacagtgaggaaacctttcaaatgacaataaaacacaaacacttgagttaagaaGCGGctgatcacagttaatcacaaatttcgatcagctgtcaggacaggtgcatgaatgtcagcttcagttgaggactggtttgagtattaaataaataatcttctatatgacaaatatttttctacacattttgCATACATCATGTTATCTT encodes:
- the LOC130179471 gene encoding uncharacterized protein LOC130179471 — translated: MASSGDDTLETAALGRPFQLGTLYDCRKDVLVPGVTLWDPDQLQKNTSVQHQHNTEFNVTASDSIEEKSNLLNISGSLKLSLLGGLVNVGGSAKYFQDTKKSHKQARMTLQYKTTTKFETLTMSHLAHGQVSHPNVFEDDTATHVVTAILYGAGAYFVFDRESSSEDDKKQVEGEANLTFNKLKFLTASGEGSLNMNEQEKAAVERFSCTFHGDFKLPSNPTSFNEAVSVYRNLPNMLGENGEHAVPLRVWLYPLVRLNSRAARLQRDISNSLITYSSETIESLNQTEMRCSDILKDAAATTFPAVEKKVQDLMQMCKRYKLDFMQKLGKVLPSIRGGGKEESALADILKAHEKSPFNNKDLEQWLKTKGRESDTLKSFLEQLEKLGIKMDNNLDDLLSDLNVRNIVCFSFTSVDQPDSFLVKLSNHLRPAGMMDTAGESSDLQSRNTEWLSTDTRQIMRKQLQLFEELKKLSSSADTKFIFASKYDGSHPGACIFIYEEGSDDAVCFVPPSKPATPTATAVSHDSVTVTVSEPDSATVETRVEYRIRQRQDTQWASQPLKKNQDAVTLSRLRPDTKYEIRATAVGKLSYAVSSDVCSAVTPTAAGPPTQVKDTKVEANSITLTWSVPSVQKCESVKRYIIEFKKENSNEWQSKDTGKEVYTFTLTGLKQDTVYSIRMRTDVGVGVSLPSEEFKIKTKKKTLDEKEFTVIPGDPPVYLLNLEQAGVRQFNKKVFGKAPTKNPANKTIMVVGATGSGKTTLINGMINYILGVDWKDSYRFKLINEEVQKTQACSQTSEVTAYQIYHTDGFQVPYSLTIIDTPGFGDTRGIKQDEKIKEKIREFFSVEGGIDSIDAVCFVVQSALARLTETQKYIFGAILSIFGRDIASNIVALVTFADGKSPPVLEAIKAAKIPCATNPDGSILHFKFNNSVLFAKNTGANTDEENFDHMFWKMGEISMKTFFNYLSSMETQSLTLTKEVLRERKQLEATVEGVQPMIQKGLSKLEEINNTKAALQNHKTHMKENEDFEYEVEDEKSERINIPPGKFITNCYGCNYTCHYPCYIPKDEDKSGCAAMKNGNCTVCTGKCVWSDHANMTYRWDIKRVTEKRTYQELKNKYEAALGKKMNSEKIIKQLEVEYEQVYLQVTKMMETLTKSLQRLREIALRPDPLSTPDYIDLLIQTEEHEARPGFKQRIKELRSVRERAVLLTKLNKGEYLTGKEKSTWEKMTSTVKGIFNNPRSWFQ